From a region of the Odocoileus virginianus isolate 20LAN1187 ecotype Illinois chromosome 1, Ovbor_1.2, whole genome shotgun sequence genome:
- the LOC139039460 gene encoding large ribosomal subunit protein eL43-like, which translates to MKVRIMGKYGTRPGASLRKMGRKIELSQHANYTCSFCGKTKMTRRAGVIWLCDSRMRAVAGGAWTHSTTSATTGESAVRRQEELKGR; encoded by the coding sequence ATGAAGGTCAGAATCATGGGTAAATATGGGACCCGTCCCGGTGCCTCCCTCAGGAAAATGGGGAGGAAAATTGAACTCAGCCAGCATGCCAACTACACCTGCTCCTTCTGTGGGAAAACCAAGATGACGAGACGCGCTGGGGTCATTTGGCTCTGTGATTCCCGCATGAGAGCAGTAGCTGGTGGTGCCTGGACCCACAGCACCACCTCGGCTACCACAGGAGAGTCAGCCGTCAGAAGACAGGAGGAACTGAAGGGCCGGTAG
- the CCT8L2 gene encoding T-complex protein 1 subunit theta-like 2 — translation MDRRAPPAAPELPERLPAEKKHLLSSLAAAHTLARVLRPCYGPQGRQKLLVTAKGDTVLTGHAAAILRALELEHPAARLLREAAQGQAEQSGDGAAFVVLLAQAQLAQAERLLRAGLPRAQLREAYAAVAAETLALLPSLAVRALGPLEDPVWALRSVMNTHALWHTDHLAGLVAHACWATRELDGGFRPERVGVCALPGARQEDSCLLPGLALPGKPCGQVTMVLSGARVALLACDFGPARSLAPATARLSSPDDLIRFRKGSESLIEKQVAQLAAVANVVVVSGDIDEKTLTHADKYGLMVIQVASRREMVYLSEVLRTPLTPYLLPPLEPGKCQRVYGQELGEALAVVFEWESPGTPALTLVLRGATAHGLREAEQAVYGGIDAYFQLCQDPRLLPGAGATEMALAKMLSEKGTKLEGPNGPTFLAFAQALQSLPETLAENAGLAVPDVMAEMNGAHQAGNFLIGVGVEGIINVAQEEVWDTLIAKAQGLRAVADVVQQLLMVDDVVVAKKSPESPQDTNPEPKKRRARPL, via the coding sequence ATGGACCGCAGAGCGCCTCCAGCTGCGCCGGAGCTGCCCGAGCGGCTGCCGGCCGAGAAGAAGCACCTGCTGAGCAGCCTGGCAGCGGCGCACACCTTGGCCCGAGTCCTGAGGCCCTGCTACGGGCCCCAGGGGCGGCAGAAGCTCCTGGTCACCGCCAAAGGCGACACTGTGCTCACGGGGCACGCCGCGGCCATCCTGCGGGCGCTGGAGCTGGAGCACCCGGCCGCCCGGCTGCTACGGGAGGCGGCGCAGGGCCAGGCGGAGCAGAGCGGCGACGGCGCGGCCTTCGTGGTCCTCCTGGCCCAGGCGCAGCTGGCGCAGGCCGAGCGCCTGCTGCGGGCCGGCCTGCCGCGCGCCCAGCTCCGCGAGGCCTACGCAGCGGTGGCCGCGGAGACGCTGGCCCTGCTGCCGTCGCTAGCCGTCCGCGCGCTGGGGCCTCTGGAGGACCCGGTCTGGGCCCTGCGCTCGGTCATGAACACGCACGCGCTCTGGCACACCGACCACCTGGCCGGGCTGGTGGCGCATGCGTGCTGGGCCACGCGGGAGCTGGACGGCGGCTTCCGGCCGGAGCGCGTGGGCGTGTGCGCGCTGCCAGGTGCGCGGCAGGAGGACTCGTGCCTGCTGCCTGGCCTGGCCCTGCCGGGCAAGCCCTGCGGCCAGGTGACCATGGTGCTGAGCGGCGCCCGCGTGGCCCTTTTGGCCTGCGACTTCGGGCCCGCCCGCTCCCTTGCGCCGGCCACCGCCCGGCTCTCCAGCCCCGATGACCTGATCCGGTTCCGGAAAGGCAGCGAGAGTCTGATAGAAAAGCAGGTGGCCCAGCTGGCCGCTGTGGCTAACGTGGTGGTGGTCTCGGGGGACATCGACGAGAAGACCCTCACGCACGCGGACAAGTACGGCCTCATGGTGATCCAGGTCGCGTCCCGGCGGGAGATGGTTTATCTGAGCGAGGTGCTGCGCACCCCTCTGACGCCTTACCTCCTTCCTCCGCTGGAACCAGGGAAGTGTCAGAGGGTGTATGGGCAGGAGCTGGGAGAAGCTTTGGCCGTGGTGTTTGAGTGGGAGAGTCCAGGCACCCCTGCCCTCACCTTGGTCCTCAGGGGGGCCACCGCCCATGGGCTGCGGGAGGCCGAGCAGGCCGTCTATGGCGGCATTGACGCCTACTTCCAGCTGTGCCAGGACCCCAGACTGCTCCCCGGAGCTGGGGCCACAGAGATGGCCCTGGCGAAGATGCTCTCGGAGAAAGGAACCAAACTGGAAGGGCCTAACGGCCCCACCTTCCTGGCGTTCGCCCAGGCCCTGCAGTCTCTTCCCGAAACCTTGGCAGAGAACGCGGGCTTAGCCGTCCCCGACGTGATGGCAGAAATGAACGGAGCTCACCAGGCTGGAAACTTCCTCATAGGAGTAGGGGTCGAGGGGATAATAAACGTGGCCCAGGAAGAAGTGTGGGACACCCTCATAGCCAAAGCCCAAGGACTTCGAGCTGTGGCTGACGTGGTTCAGCAGCTTCTGATGGTTGATGATGTTGTCGTGGCCAAGAAAAGTCCCGAATCTCCGCAGGACACGAATCCTGAACCCAAGAAGAGGCGCGCCCGTCCCCTGTGA